Sequence from the Helianthus annuus cultivar XRQ/B chromosome 13, HanXRQr2.0-SUNRISE, whole genome shotgun sequence genome:
TTGTGTCACTCGCGTAGCGCCAGCACAAAGGGAAGaccccgtcgcgctacgcgacgggttGGTGGATCGATTTTGGGTCGTTTGGTGCTAGGGTTTGCCATTTATACAAAGTTAATGATCATTAATGATTATCTTACGAACCAAGAAACCCCAGGCGACTTTTGAGAGCAGATTTTGAGGTTTTCGGAGAGTTTTAGCTTGTgggaatcatccggttgaagcttggagCGTGGAAGTGAAGATTGTTCAGGTTTTATCTCCCGGTTTTCTTTAATTTCGTGTTTTCGATCTTTTccaatgaattcttgttttgaacttgatttgtttgttttagacatcatgtttcttggctaaaccctaGATACTACCTAGACAAGATGATGGTTTGATTAAAGTTTGGATCTTTTAATGGTTTTTAttgtttgattatggattgatttctgaaagtaaAGTATTCTAgaatttctgatttggtgcgtgtgcgtatttacttttggtCGTTGATTAtttactgtttcacatagattttggtgaatgtctttcacataataaatttgtgttgattatttgcatccttgcgggttcgggtaatctttgggtaaatcgaccgatagccttagaaacagtaattaaaatacaattagaattaaatattctgcttaacttgtcgctgagaggctcgagttagttattaggtcccATTGCAATATATAGCTAAgatagattttgagagaagtcggttttagttccctaattgcatttgtgtctaataaaccaagtcagaacctagaattgccttagattgtcgcgctgagaggtagatagtcgtattagggcacttttagactcgttagaggactgagaggaaatctaacagtcggtgttcataacagccttgtagggtttcctaggtttcttcctgagaagggtcgggaagtcttagcattgaaataccttgaggtttagtattttacgatcctggctccatacaacaataatacTGTTAGAAGTCCATTCCTAGCTAAACTGGATTCGAGTCTAGGTAGTcgttaatctcatctgaatcaaaccttagtcttcgttcgtgtcttagtcttaatttcattttaattgcaattttaggattttagtaaacccTCTCCCCTTTAAAACGCAACAATTGTTAAgccgtgtcagtgtctagtctaaatagagtcgttaacgtaattcaatagagtccttgtgggttcaacatccggacttacttttctttgctagagtcgaccggttcacttgccagtgagtagtttagtcaagttagagagtctagattattattacttgagtctaaattagggttattttagtttaattagttgaactactttttccacatcaatataaaataaatataacgtatatatttattttgaacgcttttataaaacaaatatatttttttatatttatttcaaacgtagTTACTTcgtgttattttataaaataaatataatcgtttatatttattttaaaacgcCGACTTTAAACTCTCTTACAAACTAAATACAGTTTTTAGACTATTTCAAACGCTTAATATTCGGAAatcatataaataaatataattgtttatatttatttcaattatTTCGGATCCGAATATTCTTATAACatgaatatatttattatattcGTTTCAAACATCAATTTTTCGaatataaatatatgtatatatatctatttgtttccatcctacgaaaactacaacggtatatTATTGAATCACACACGATGTTTCGAATACGTACAATATTTCATCTACGCCTTCTATTCGCGACTACTAGCATGACTTCGtaagtatttatatttatatatataaatatattaggttagaacctcgtgtattacacgggttgcataattttatataataaatagtaaaaagatatatctttaaaaaactcataTAAAAATATAATGCCATATGTTAACATAAATAGTCATCAAGATTTATCATTTAAAAAATGAACATTGATGTACTATTTAATTATTATAGcattttactctgtttttttattttgcataaatttaattttatataataaataataaataagatatattttaaaaaaactcgtatattgcacgtgttgtataaaatataatgtcatatgttaacacatacagtcgtcaagatttatcttttaaaatgaactttgatgtacAATTTACTTATTACAACATTTTACTTcgcttttttatttattattaagttAAAAACACATGTATTACATAATTACATGGGGTTAAATCTCGTTTTTATGATACATTCAAATTATGAGATACaattattttagttagtttttacgcACCTTCAtgcttatttgtttattttattcatAAAACACCCTTCTTAAATTTGTATTCAAGAGAGTTTACGGTACAAAAAAGGTGGAGATCAATCCCCACGTTTTAtatatttcatcatttttatgaatTATATCGTAAAATCGAGAAATAAATTCTCTTTGAATGAAGTATAGaattgttatatttaaaaatggTGTTCTTTATACATGTTGATGCAATGTGCGACAAATGATGGGTTCAAAGTTTACAATTATAGTGATGTTCTTTATATCTAAAAATGATGGGTTTAAAATTTACAATTTAGAAGCATATGCCTACCATTATGGTGATGCGTTTAAAAACACTTACAATTTAATAGAAGCATATGACCTAGAATAATAATTTAATTCTAgtgaaaaaaaacaataatacaaTTATTAAGTATATATCAAACGGGAACATTTGATTCCTAATTTACCATAATTTCAATCACATTTATTCttaattaatttttttgtttaaaattactactattattattattatttactacgATCATAAAAAAATACACGTTTATATTCTTATataactttttgtttaaaattattattattattattattattattattattattatttaatatgctcataataaaaacaaacatttatccttatctaaatatttattcttatctagtatttttattattattattattattatttaatatgagagataaataaaaaataaggtgagaaagcacCAGAGAGggacacgtgtccaaaaaaaattttgtttattagtataggaagatatcCTAAGTCCTTCGGAAAACAATGTCGTTTCCACGACTTAGtattatcccgattataaacgggatcaaataaccatagattggttattctaagtcaagATAACACTACCTCagagtcgtttagttaacgattcggtagagctcggacgcGTAGTCTAactacgttgttttattagaaaactcataagtattccttcgtaggaatgtcgtagttgcacgctagctaaatacacgttcttggaacgacactacggaatcacgctaagctagctttgcatgggaatgtcaaggtgagttcataacccccacttttctggttttatatttttttttaccaacgtcttcgggggtggaaagacatgcaaattttgcaaaaataaacaacttttcaaTGAACGAAAgctcatatttctaaaccgtgtTACGAATGGATTACAaagaactcaaatggtttacgaacgatttatactacatataccggttttacaaaacaaatgcgtattttcGAAACGTGCATAATTTTCATGAGTAGGGACGGGATCGTCCTAGTTATAACAACGGGGCTGCGTTGGTCTGCGTTTGAAGAACAGGACacccagtgagttcatgtcccccttttctttttaacATTTCGGTTTTACAACTCTcgggggaaatacatgttactttggtatggttaagctacggaatgaattagtagatcacgtgcgaataggctgatacttaaagcaccattaatcttgtttaaaaccacggaacaaagggggtagatctatcgggcacagggcgagccccactcatagGTCTTTGTGTGGCCACATGGAGTTTCCTTTGTTACCCTCGTCGGGTGGACCGGTACTAAATCTCTTACgggttggtggcttcctatgtcggcacacatattaatgtcctagctacacattaatgatcaacatgttcattgACACTTTACATACCCGATTTTGATACCTAAACTTTCAAATgtctttaagattcatttgacacAAACTCATAACACATGGATGTATGAACTTTGgtaatgttttcaacttatgcacaagtaagaggacgagttggtcctgcttacaaagactcttttgggctcggcccattctcacacgtgcaatgcacaaagactttCGTGGGCTAGACCCAcaattttcatataacatgccgaAAAAAAATGATTTTATTATATTTCTcgacaactttaaaaccggttatcaaaagatttgttttaaatctttttcaaaacaaactatgaactcgctcaactttacgttgactttttcgcatgttctttctcaggttgcatttttcgaaactatggaacggttggaatatgAGAACCCATGGGATTTCGAGTACTTAGCAggcgttcattgtttagaagtcttagttttttgcttccgctgtgcaatgaagataccagtccggTCACGCCAACTCTGATAGTTCGGGGTGTGATAAGAAATCGCCCAGAAACTTGGAAAATTACCCAATAATTTGATCAGTGGCGAATGCTCTATTTTATAATGAATTTTCATATCTGCCCAACCATGCACTTTATGTGCACGAACGTGCACGAACAATTGCCGTGTGACGTCATTGCTTAGGTGGGCCAAACAAGTAGATGAATAGACGGCAAGGTCTCAGATGTGCACGGTAGTGCATGGTCTTTGAAATCAACAGTTTCTTTGAGGTTCAGGTAGTGCACGGGAGTGCACATGGACTCACGTTCGTGCATCACCGAGGAATCAGTTGCACTGCCTTGTGCACCCCCAGTGCTTCCGGTGTCATAAGTCGTGAGTCATGCACAGTCAAGGGTTTGGAAGAAAATGGTTCAAGCGGTCATTTACACggttctttggagcatttggaggtCAAAAATGACGTTATCTTTAACTACAAAACGCCATTAGTTTCCATGGTGGTCGAGGAAGTAAAAACTTTAAGCTACTTGTGGATTAAAAACCAATCCGTGGGAAGATTAGAAACGTCTCAATGTAGTCGAGTTGTAAGTTGTCAGGTTTTTGTTACTTTTCTGTGTTTCCTCGGGATGTAAGTGCTAGCCTCTTGCTAGTTGGCGTATTAATAAAGTTTggttttgttggccgttcaaaaaaattgTTAAAATAGTTGCAAttcaaaaaaatgaaaaatataaggTCATTCTAGGATATTCCATCACAAAGATCGAGATAGTTAAATCCTAGCGAGAAGTTAACTCCTATCGCCTAAAAAAAGTAATGAAGATATTGAAGACTACCAAACAAATGTCATGAGTCAAACAAGGAGGTAGGCCTGTAAATAAAGACGTTCATAAAGTGTTTGTGAACTTGTTCGGCGAAaagttcgtttgtttaataaacgaatgagtatgaacacattttttttgtttatttaattaaacgAAGGGACATGAACACATgttttgttcgttcatttatgttcgtgaacgtccgtttatgttcatttatgtttgtttatttacatttgtttatgtttatgtttgttcatttatgcttgtttaatttaaaacataagtagttatatttatataaatattaaacataaaaagAACTTTCTAAcaacttatataaatataactaactAGTAATGGgctttctagtaataaaaatgAGTTTCCAATGGAATTTATCGTAATTAATCACTAACTTATATAAAAAATTACTTTATGTTCAGTAaattgtgttcatttatgtttctTCAACAAGTTGACGcaaacccgcgcgttgcagcgggatgTTGATTATAAGTGTCTTTAGTATTACAACGTGAGATGCGAAATTGTTAAAGCTTATGTAAAAGAAACTTTTTTTAATTGATTTCCGGTCTACAACACTACACCAAAGGAATCAAGTCACTATATACATAACAAAACTTAGTACTAATATTTTATTGTATTAAAACTTGGACCGTATTGAATGCATTAACATTTTACATGTTTAGGCATCAACATGGTGTACAACTATCATTCACATAACAAATTAAACAAAAGATTCATGGAAGGAAATTGGTACATCACAGAACCCGATGACACGCGTTGCGGCAAGATGCTTATTATAAATGTTTTACCGAATTACAATAAAACTCAATACAGATCAAAAGATAGAATCAGTTATTATAAGCAAAGGATGTCAGGATTTTGACCCAATGAATTATTTTAAGCAAAGGATGTTACTATTCAACAAACAAATCAAGCGCATTCGTCGAAAAcagaaatatttatttttttaggttgCAAAAGagtaaagaaataaaaaaaaacatcatttttCTTTACCAAAATTGGTAAATCATTGGTTTAACTTACAAACCCTATACAAAATCAAGAACACGCATTTTCATGACTCCCTCTATTATTCgatgttgatggtggtggtgataatTGGTAGAGATTGGTGATATTATTCAAGTAAATTGAATcagaaagaaaatgaaaacttATGAAGAGCATATAGAAGGTTTGCACAGAGTGTTGTACTAATTTCTGGATATTCTATACCAAAGAATTCGTGTCAAATTTCAAGACCAATAAATTAAAGTCATGTTCTTACTATTAAACATAGAAACATAATACAAATACAATATTGTGTCATGCTGATGTTTGCATGAAACTTCTTTTAAAAATCACAGAACTCTATCTATTCATAATTCATATTGGAAAGGGCATTAGTTAGTTTTTCTCAATTTTATTTACTCTTAAATTGTTTGGGAAAATTGTTGACGATTCGTGGGTGTGGATGCCAAATTTTAAGAGGATTAATTATTCTCTCATGATATTATGTGTTATGAGATCGTGATGAGCATTAATTGCTTTTTCTCATGATATTATTGTTATGAAATTATCCGAAGAAAACGTATCATTGATAAAGAAAAAGGATTTGATAAaccaaaaaaggaaaaaaaaaatcgGAGAAGAAAAACAACATATGGGAGTCGAACCGGTGCCAACCGTCAATACAACAGGTGTGACTACCAGCGGAACAGTTCGCATTTTGTGATGCACATTCGTTCGTTTGTTATAAAAAACCGCGTTAATAAAGGGCTTGGTTGCTAATTGAAGGGTCATAACTTTTGGCGAACCATTCTGTATTGTGTCTTAAGTTATATAACAATTAAGCAAATAGGTAtggatgtttgattttttaaaagTCGCGACTTTTCATTCTTGAGAGGCAACCCAATGTGATTTTTGTAtggttatataatataatataatgaaaGGGTGTGAGTAAAATAAACTAAAGAGTGTGACTTTTAAACAAAGGAGACATAACCcaagttgctaattgtataagggtataattATGTTCATTtttgttgtttattgtttgttaaattatgttcGTTTAAGTTTGTTTGTCTATGTTTGGttacgttcatgaactgttcgattaagttttaaacgaacgaacacgaacatgcccattttcttaataaacaaacataaataaaaaatgtgttcgatatatgttcatgttcgtgttcgtttaaaGTTAAATGTCTGTTCgtattcgttcaattcgtttccAGGCCTAGAAgaatttaggggctgtttgttaacctcttaatgaggctcttaatggttcagacctcttactagttcggcacttaatggttcagactgtttgtttcatgagcagatgtctgaatagtTCAAACATTtccctctgaatggttaagatttatacagagtctgaatggttaagacctctaatctgaattggtcagacatttgcctttgaacggttaagcattatacagactcttaatggttcagacctcttactgattcagcacttaatgattcagacctctaaCTGATTCATCACTTAAAAATTCAAATGTTgacaaacagccccttaaagaACAAGTGGAATTGAAGGTGAGAAAATGGTAGTATAAATAAATATGCACCTCAAACATCCTATATCCAATTGTAGCCCATAAGAATTCCGTGTCATATATCCAATTGTAGCCCGTGTTGGGGTATGTAATTTGAATGGCAGTATGGCACTACATGTCTACTTATTTAGTGAAGGGAAGGCACAACCACATATATGATATATCTACAAAATAAAAAGTAGTttcattttagttttatttttgttttaaaaacttgaaagCTAAAATATGACTTCACAGTTTAGGATTAAATACAAAgacttttaaaaataaaaaatgtacAAAGCCTCATAAAAATAAACCCAATacacccaaaaaaaacctaaatagccaccaccacccaaaaacctaaacccctacCCCACCCacccaaaaataaataaataaattttttggtgaggtatagctGTTTTTTTTAGattgttttagcatttagttgtggggtttagctttatagtttagtttttagcatttagttagggtgagagggggggggggtaggttttttggtgaggtatagctgttttttttttttttttgagtggtaaattttggatcactgacggactactGGAGTATGATCGTGCCACcaacggaaccacccgatcatatccatctccactaggcataatgtctatacaccaattcaggagaaaacccaataatatagaaaaaaaaaaatcctcttgtgagaatcgaacccaaaATCTATTGGTCTCAAAGCCTTATCTCACCTCCAAGATACCaataggctataatgccatgggagAAATTAGTTGTGGTTTACTCTCATCTCAGGCTTACTTAGTAACTTAGGTCCGAACAATGATCAGAACCTCTAAACACCTGAATCCTCCCTTACCCACCCACCCTAACCCATGTTTCTTGTAGCAATTGTTGTCATGGCGTTCACATTGGTGATATAGCCTCTCACATTGTTCCATGATATTCAGAGGCAAAGTAGAGAGCCTAAAGACAAAACAAAAACCCCCATTCTACTTAAGTGTTAATGTTATTACTCATATAGTCATGTATCACATTGGTCTTCAACCCGTGATTTGCACAAATAATATTAACGCCAttggttttttttaatttaaacatTTTGTAATTGTTTTGGTTTCTGGAAAAGTTAAGCTATCAAATAAAAGGGATGGTACGTGATACATCTTTTCCACAAAATGGTACACAAATACAACCAACCAACCAACCAATTTGTTCAAATTTGACATGCCAATCCATTAAATTAAACATCTAGATGCATGTTACGTCATATGCCCAATTGAGTTTGCAGTTCCAAAATGGTCTTAGCAGACTCCCGAAGTTGATTCTCCTCATCTTCAGTAAGATGAACGTTCGTCACTCCCAGCACTCCACTCCTCCCTAACTGTGCCGGCAAGCTAAGGAACGGCTCGCCACCATCAATGCCATAAAACCCTTTGGCTAACACCGAAACAGGGTGGATGCTACGTTGGTCCCTTAGTATGGCTCGAGCTAGGCTAGCCGCTGAGTACCCAATGGCCCATGAAGTGTAACCTTTCAATTTTATTACCTCGTATGCACCCTCCACAACTTCTTTGTGGATTTTCTCAAGCGTTTGCTTCTCGTATGCAATTTGTTGCCGCTCTAAGAAACTAAGTATGGGCACTCCTCCGACACTTATGCTTGACCATAGTGCCACCGATGAGTCCCCGTGTTCCCCAACGATGTAAGCCTGAAAAGAGTCACGTATCAGTTTTAGATTGTCATACCTAACATGACGCCATGTTCGTTGAAATATTTAACCCGTCTAATTAAACAAAACAAGGCAACCTGTTTAACCCATATATCCCAAACACATTTAACATTTATAACTAGATTGCAACCCATTTGAtaaacacaatcaacaaaatAAATGAGTTAACTTCCGTTTTttctccctgtggtttggtcactttaacggttttgccccaatcatTTAAAAACAGTCATTTTCCTCCTTGATGTTTCGATCTTGTCACCAGTTTGCTCCCCGgctctaactccatccatattgtaTGTTAACTGGAAGAGTATTTTGATATTTCAAATATAACGTGTAAGGGTACTTGGATCTTGTATGTTAACTTGAAATTTCAAAATACCCTTCAGTTAACATACAATaatatggatggagttagagcCGGTGAGCAGACTGTCGACAAGATCGAAACAACAAGAAGGTAAATGACCATGTTTAAatgattggggcaaaaccgttaaaatgaccaaatcaagggagcaaaacgaaagttagctttaaataaataaatgaagaTAAATGACGTCATATATAAACACAatcaagaaaataaatatattcCTTAATCCATCTTACCTGCACATCCTGCGCATTAAGATCCAAATGATCAGCAATCAAAAACCTAAACCTGGACGAATCGAGATTCGTACCCGACCCGATAACCCGATT
This genomic interval carries:
- the LOC110898022 gene encoding L-lactate dehydrogenase A; translated protein: MQKTASSSTLGPDGLNIAQSFFKPIHNTSPPPTTTRNTKISVVGVGNVGMAIAQTILTQSLADEIALVDVNGDKLRGEMLDLQHAAAFLPRTKISASVDFSSTVGSDLVIVTAGARQIVGESRLNLLQRNVALFSKVVPPLAAASPECILLVVSNPVDVLTYVAWKLSGFPSNRVIGSGTNLDSSRFRFLIADHLDLNAQDVQAYIVGEHGDSSVALWSSISVGGVPILSFLERQQIAYEKQTLEKIHKEVVEGAYEVIKLKGYTSWAIGYSAASLARAILRDQRSIHPVSVLAKGFYGIDGGEPFLSLPAQLGRSGVLGVTNVHLTEDEENQLRESAKTILELQTQLGI